From Rhinopithecus roxellana isolate Shanxi Qingling chromosome 17, ASM756505v1, whole genome shotgun sequence, one genomic window encodes:
- the FNDC4 gene encoding fibronectin type III domain-containing protein 4 yields MASLMPLSPYLSPTVLLLVSCDLGFVRADRPPSPVNVTVTHLRANSATVSWDVPEGNIVIGYSISQQRQNGPGQRVIREVNTTTRACALWGLAEDSDYTVQVRSIGLRGESPPGPRVHFRTLKGSDRLPSNSSSPGDITVEGLDGERPLQTGEVVIIVVVLLMWAAVIGLFCRQYDIIKDNDSNNNPKEKGKGPEQSPQGRPVGTRQKKSPSINTIDV; encoded by the exons ATGGCTTCGCTGATGCCCCTTTCCCCATATCTAAGCCCCACGGTCCTCCTGCTGGTCAGCTGTGACCTGGGCTTCGTGCGAGCAG ACCGGCCTCCCTCTCCTGTGAATGTGACGGTCACTCACCTCAGAGCCAACTCGGCCACTGTGTCCTGGGACGTCCCAGAAGGCAACATCGTCATTGGCTACTCCATTTCCCAGCAA CGGCAGAATGGCCCCGGGCAGCGTGTGATTCGGGAGGTGAACACCACCACCCGGGCCTGTGCCCTCTGGGGCCTGGCTGAAGACAGTGACTACACAGTGCAGGTCAGGAGCATCGGCCTTCGGGGAGAGAGCCCCCCAGGGCCCCGGGTGCACTTCCGAACTCTCAAGGGTTCTGACCGGCTACCTTCAAACAGCTCAAGCCCAG GTGACATCACAGTGGAGGGTCTGGATGGAGAGCGGCCACTGCAGACTGGGGAAGTGGTCATCATTGTGGTGGTGTTGCTCATGTGGGCTG CTGTAATTGGGCTGTTCTGCCGTCAGTATGACATCATCAAGGACAATGACTCCAACAACAATcccaaggagaagggaaaggggcCGGAACAGAGTCCTCAGGGAAGGCCAGTGGGGACAAGACAG AAAAAGTCACCATCTATCAACACCATCGACGTTTGA